The following coding sequences lie in one Pseudomonas svalbardensis genomic window:
- the rimA gene encoding S6 modification regulatory phosphodiesterase RimA, protein MTIFPSSLTSPKGGCQGCQQSEPLGFDFTFAYQPIVDLRDQSIFAHEALVRGVKGEGALSVLDQITEDNRYRFDQLCRTRAIEGAANLGMQTHLSINFMPNAVYRPELCIQSTLEAAKKHNFPIDRLIFETLESQHVDNYRHLTNILREYREFGFKTAIDDFGAGYSGLNLLADFQPDLIKLDMALIRDVDRDRVRQAIVRGIVTICAELNVTVIAEGIESAGERDFLADCGIFLMQGYWFAKPAFKALAQVTPGAWTR, encoded by the coding sequence GTGACTATATTTCCGTCTTCATTGACCTCGCCCAAGGGAGGTTGCCAGGGTTGCCAGCAAAGCGAGCCTTTAGGCTTCGATTTTACCTTTGCCTACCAACCGATCGTCGATTTGCGAGATCAGTCGATTTTCGCCCATGAGGCGCTCGTGCGCGGTGTAAAGGGTGAGGGTGCACTGTCGGTTCTCGATCAGATCACCGAGGACAACCGCTACCGCTTCGACCAGCTCTGTCGGACCCGAGCCATTGAAGGCGCGGCGAATCTAGGGATGCAGACGCATCTGTCGATCAACTTCATGCCCAACGCCGTGTACCGCCCGGAACTGTGTATTCAAAGCACGCTGGAAGCAGCGAAAAAACACAACTTCCCCATCGACCGGCTGATTTTCGAAACCCTGGAAAGTCAGCACGTAGATAACTATCGCCATTTGACCAATATTCTGCGTGAATACCGCGAATTCGGCTTCAAGACCGCCATCGACGATTTCGGCGCGGGCTACTCGGGGCTCAATCTGCTGGCTGATTTCCAACCGGACCTGATCAAACTCGACATGGCACTGATCCGCGATGTCGACCGCGATCGTGTTCGTCAGGCTATCGTTCGAGGGATTGTCACAATCTGTGCGGAGCTGAACGTTACAGTCATTGCCGAAGGGATCGAAAGCGCCGGAGAACGGGATTTCCTGGCGGACTGTGGAATTTTTCTGATGCAGGGTTACTGGTTCGCCAAGCCCGCATTCAAAGCGTTGGCCCAGGTAACACCTGGGGCCTGGACGCGTTAA
- the rimB gene encoding retropepsin-like aspartic endopeptidase RimB produces MKTFDHLTVVGLREWVALPDLGVAGLRAKIDTGASTSSLHATDIEPFERDGEQWVRFTAHLGTVVQLRHRRCEAPLVTMKTIKSSNGHAQMRYVVSTTLALGDRVWRVEFTLACRKSMRYRLLLGSKALIDGQLVVNPGIKYVQDKPVFPVSTSSTGVA; encoded by the coding sequence TTGAAGACATTTGACCATTTGACCGTTGTCGGTCTGCGCGAGTGGGTGGCGCTCCCGGATTTGGGAGTCGCGGGCCTGCGCGCAAAAATCGACACCGGCGCCAGCACCTCCAGCCTGCATGCCACCGATATCGAACCGTTCGAGCGCGACGGGGAGCAGTGGGTGCGCTTTACTGCTCACTTGGGCACGGTGGTGCAACTGCGTCACCGGCGCTGCGAAGCACCCCTGGTGACGATGAAAACCATCAAAAGCTCTAACGGCCACGCGCAGATGCGTTACGTGGTCAGCACCACCCTGGCCCTCGGTGATCGGGTCTGGCGGGTCGAGTTCACCCTCGCCTGCCGCAAGTCCATGCGTTATCGCCTGTTACTCGGTTCCAAAGCCTTGATCGACGGCCAGTTGGTGGTCAACCCGGGCATTAAGTACGTACAAGACAAGCCGGTGTTCCCGGTATCTACCTCCTCCACAGGTGTTGCATGA
- a CDS encoding RNA-binding S4 domain-containing protein has product MAQKQEEDDKIRLDKWLWAARFYKTRALAKAAIESGKVHCRGERCKPGKEPRIGDEFQIRAGFEERTVVVQALSIVRRGAPEAQALYAETDASIAKREAAAAMRKAGSLGVSTDGKPSKKQRRDLFKFRGSSNDE; this is encoded by the coding sequence GTGGCACAAAAACAGGAAGAGGACGACAAGATTCGTCTCGATAAATGGTTGTGGGCCGCGCGTTTTTATAAAACACGCGCCTTGGCCAAAGCGGCGATAGAAAGCGGCAAGGTGCATTGCCGGGGCGAGCGCTGCAAACCGGGCAAGGAACCGAGGATCGGCGACGAGTTTCAGATTCGCGCAGGGTTCGAGGAACGCACAGTGGTGGTTCAGGCGCTGTCGATCGTACGCCGTGGCGCACCGGAGGCTCAGGCGCTCTACGCTGAAACCGACGCCAGCATCGCCAAGCGCGAGGCGGCTGCGGCCATGCGCAAGGCTGGTTCGCTGGGCGTGAGCACCGATGGCAAGCCGAGCAAGAAGCAGCGACGGGATTTGTTCAAGTTTCGTGGAAGCAGCAACGACGAGTAA